In Thermus caldifontis, one genomic interval encodes:
- the trmD gene encoding tRNA (guanosine(37)-N1)-methyltransferase TrmD, with protein sequence MRYTILTLFPGLILPWLSESLIKRARERGLIRVEVVDLRAFGLGRHRTVDDTPYGGGAGMVIRPDVAVAALETVLPADEVILLSPAGEPFTQKVAEELAEKEHLVLLSGRYEGFDARVEAFVTRSLTIGDYVLMGGEVAALAVLEATARLLPGVIGDPESHRKDSFVGGLLDYPHYTRPPEFRGLKVPEVLLSGNHQEVERWRRREALRKTLALRPELLREAKLGPLEALWLAELDREG encoded by the coding sequence ATGCGCTATACCATCCTTACCCTTTTCCCTGGGCTCATCCTTCCTTGGCTTTCGGAATCCCTGATCAAAAGGGCCAGGGAGCGGGGGCTCATCAGGGTGGAGGTGGTGGACCTAAGGGCCTTTGGCCTGGGCCGCCATCGCACCGTGGACGATACCCCCTATGGCGGCGGGGCGGGGATGGTGATCCGTCCCGATGTGGCGGTGGCGGCCTTGGAGACGGTGCTCCCTGCGGACGAGGTGATCCTCCTCTCCCCGGCGGGGGAGCCCTTCACGCAAAAGGTGGCGGAGGAGCTGGCCGAGAAGGAGCACCTGGTCCTTCTTTCCGGGCGTTACGAGGGGTTTGACGCCCGGGTGGAGGCCTTTGTGACCCGCTCCCTAACCATTGGGGACTATGTGCTCATGGGGGGGGAGGTGGCGGCCTTGGCGGTGTTGGAGGCCACGGCCCGGCTTCTTCCCGGGGTGATCGGGGATCCGGAAAGCCACCGTAAGGACTCCTTCGTAGGGGGGCTTTTGGACTACCCCCACTACACCCGTCCGCCGGAGTTCCGCGGACTAAAGGTACCCGAGGTCCTCCTTTCCGGGAACCACCAGGAGGTGGAGCGCTGGCGCCGGCGGGAGGCCTTGAGGAAGACCCTGGCCCTGCGCCCCGAGCTTCTTAGGGAGGCGAAGCTTGGGCCCCTCGAGGCCCTTTGGCTTGCAGAACTGGACCGGGAGGGCTAG
- the rplS gene encoding 50S ribosomal protein L19: MNRGALLKVVEAKYTRTDLPEFRPGDTVRVAYRVKEGNRTRVQNFEGIVIKIKRNGYNTSFTVRKVSYGVGVERIFPLNSPLIERIEVVQRGRARRAKLYFIRELSEREIRRKLRADRKRIGQDQEMAKAAKEAALAEASETPSQGESSAE, from the coding sequence ATGAACCGAGGAGCTCTTCTTAAAGTGGTGGAGGCCAAGTATACCCGCACCGACCTGCCCGAGTTCCGGCCTGGCGACACCGTGCGGGTGGCCTACCGGGTAAAGGAAGGCAACCGCACCCGGGTGCAGAACTTTGAGGGCATCGTCATCAAGATCAAGCGGAACGGCTACAACACCAGCTTCACCGTGCGCAAGGTGAGCTATGGGGTAGGGGTGGAGCGCATCTTCCCCCTGAACTCCCCCCTCATCGAGCGGATTGAGGTCGTCCAGCGGGGCCGGGCCCGGCGGGCCAAGCTTTACTTCATCCGTGAGCTTTCCGAAAGGGAGATCCGCCGTAAGCTCCGCGCCGACCGCAAGCGCATCGGCCAGGACCAGGAGATGGCCAAGGCCGCCAAGGAGGCCGCCCTTGCCGAGGCCTCCGAGACACCCAGCCAAGGGGAGTCCAGCGCCGAGTAG
- a CDS encoding response regulator codes for MLRAGMGTPEPSLRVLIADDHPLFRLGLRAGLEGEGLVVVAEAQDGQEALDKTLALWPEAVLLDLRMPVLDGLECTRKLRQAGYPGLIALLTTYQEPALVREAYLAGANAYFSKELSAPELKRRLLRVARGEERLTPPDLPALTPREEEVLGLLAQGLSVKEIAKALGLSPDTVKDHLESLYGKLLARNRVEALERARALGFLTKAGGQDSPPPSTG; via the coding sequence ATGCTAAGGGCAGGAATGGGGACGCCAGAACCTAGCCTCCGCGTCCTGATCGCCGACGACCACCCCCTCTTCCGCCTGGGGCTTAGGGCGGGCCTCGAGGGGGAAGGCCTGGTGGTGGTGGCCGAGGCCCAGGACGGACAAGAAGCCCTGGACAAGACCCTGGCCCTATGGCCCGAAGCCGTGCTTCTGGACCTCAGGATGCCCGTATTGGACGGGTTAGAGTGCACCCGGAAACTACGCCAAGCGGGATACCCAGGCCTCATCGCCCTCCTCACCACCTACCAGGAGCCCGCTTTGGTACGGGAAGCCTATCTGGCCGGGGCCAACGCCTACTTTTCCAAGGAGCTGTCCGCCCCCGAGCTGAAAAGGCGCCTCCTGCGGGTGGCCCGGGGGGAGGAACGCCTCACCCCCCCTGACCTCCCCGCCCTGACCCCTAGGGAGGAAGAGGTACTGGGCCTTCTGGCCCAAGGGCTTTCCGTGAAGGAGATAGCCAAGGCCCTGGGCCTTTCCCCGGATACGGTGAAAGACCACCTGGAAAGCCTCTACGGCAAGCTCCTGGCCCGGAACCGCGTGGAGGCCTTGGAGAGGGCCAGAGCCCTGGGGTTTCTAACAAAAGCCGGGGGGCAGGATTCCCCGCCCCCCAGCACGGGATAA
- the sdaAA gene encoding L-serine ammonia-lyase, iron-sulfur-dependent, subunit alpha codes for MPLTLNELASLSGRASEAVLREEVEETGLVPEVILDRLRERLGVMRDSIRRGLASDAPSVAGMVGRNAKTLWEAPDPLRDPLLKRVQAYAMAVNEENARMGRIVAAPTAGSAGTLPGALLGVADHLGIPEEDLLMPMVLAAGVAKIINRQIYIAGASGGCQAEIGSSAAMAAAAVTELLGGNPEACAHAAALALQNTLGLICDPVGGFVEVPCVMRNGFYAVHAVSAASMALAGIRSVIPPDEVILAMAGIGRLLPLELKETGLGGLADTPTGRRLAAQALGEASEV; via the coding sequence ATGCCATTAACCCTGAACGAACTGGCAAGCCTTTCCGGCCGGGCGTCGGAGGCGGTGCTTCGCGAGGAGGTGGAGGAAACCGGTTTAGTGCCGGAGGTTATCCTGGATAGGCTTCGGGAGCGCCTGGGCGTCATGCGGGATTCCATCCGGAGAGGTCTAGCCTCGGATGCCCCCAGCGTGGCGGGGATGGTGGGTAGGAACGCCAAGACCTTGTGGGAGGCTCCCGATCCCTTAAGGGACCCCCTCTTGAAACGGGTTCAGGCCTACGCCATGGCGGTCAATGAAGAGAACGCCCGCATGGGACGGATTGTGGCCGCACCCACAGCGGGGAGCGCCGGGACCCTGCCGGGGGCCCTTCTGGGGGTGGCGGATCACCTGGGTATCCCCGAGGAGGACCTCCTCATGCCCATGGTCCTGGCCGCCGGCGTGGCCAAGATCATCAACCGCCAGATCTACATCGCGGGGGCCAGCGGGGGGTGCCAGGCGGAGATCGGTTCCTCGGCGGCCATGGCGGCCGCCGCCGTTACCGAGCTCCTTGGAGGGAACCCCGAGGCTTGTGCCCACGCAGCCGCCTTAGCCCTGCAGAACACCCTTGGTCTGATTTGCGACCCCGTGGGGGGGTTTGTGGAGGTCCCCTGTGTGATGCGCAATGGGTTTTATGCGGTCCATGCGGTAAGCGCGGCCTCTATGGCCCTTGCGGGCATCAGGAGCGTAATCCCCCCCGATGAGGTGATCCTGGCCATGGCGGGCATCGGCCGCCTCCTGCCCTTGGAGCTAAAGGAAACAGGCCTTGGGGGCTTGGCGGACACCCCCACGGGGCGTCGGCTTGCCGCCCAGGCCCTGGGGGAGGCTTCCGAGGTTTAA
- a CDS encoding sulfurtransferase, which translates to MGYAHPEVLVSTEWVQEHWQDPQVRILEVDEDILLYDTGHIPNAQKVDWQRDFWDPVVRDFVDEEGFASLMERLGIANDTTVILYGDKNNWWAAYAFWFFKYNGHQDVRLMNGGRQKWVEEGRPLTTEVPTFPKGQYRVPYRDESIRAYRDEVLKHILKVKEGKGALVDVRSPEEYRGELTHMPGYPQEGALRAGHIPGAKNIPWAKAVNPDGTFKTVEELQALYQPLGITPDKDVVVYCRIAERSSHSWFVLKYLLGYPHVKNYDGSWTEWGNLVGVPVTKGEE; encoded by the coding sequence ATGGGGTATGCCCATCCTGAGGTACTGGTAAGCACGGAATGGGTTCAGGAGCACTGGCAGGACCCGCAGGTTCGCATCCTCGAGGTGGACGAGGACATCCTCCTCTACGACACCGGCCACATCCCCAATGCCCAGAAGGTGGACTGGCAGAGGGACTTCTGGGACCCCGTGGTGCGGGATTTCGTGGACGAGGAAGGATTTGCCAGCCTCATGGAAAGGCTTGGCATCGCCAACGACACCACGGTAATCCTCTACGGGGACAAGAACAACTGGTGGGCCGCCTATGCCTTCTGGTTCTTCAAGTACAACGGCCACCAGGATGTGCGCCTGATGAACGGGGGACGCCAGAAATGGGTGGAGGAGGGCCGTCCCCTCACCACCGAGGTGCCCACCTTCCCCAAAGGCCAGTACCGCGTCCCCTATCGGGATGAATCCATCCGCGCCTACCGGGACGAGGTGCTCAAGCATATCCTCAAGGTGAAGGAGGGCAAGGGCGCTTTGGTAGATGTGCGCAGCCCCGAGGAATACCGGGGGGAGCTCACCCACATGCCCGGTTATCCCCAGGAAGGGGCCCTACGGGCCGGCCACATCCCCGGCGCCAAAAACATCCCCTGGGCCAAGGCGGTGAACCCCGACGGCACCTTTAAGACCGTGGAGGAACTTCAGGCCCTGTACCAGCCCCTGGGGATTACCCCGGATAAGGACGTGGTGGTCTACTGCCGCATCGCCGAGCGCTCCAGCCACTCCTGGTTCGTCCTCAAATACCTTCTGGGCTATCCGCACGTGAAGAACTACGATGGCTCCTGGACGGAATGGGGCAACCTGGTGGGGGTGCCGGTGACCAAAGGAGAGGAGTAG
- a CDS encoding zinc metallopeptidase yields the protein MDVLALLLMVLVFVASMVIQGGLQATFARFSRVANSRGLTGAQVARSILDAHGLTHVRVEPVPGALTDHYDPHAKAVRLSEPNYASPSLAALAVAAHEVGHAVQDAQGYAWLRVRASLLPAASLGSNLGLWLVILGLMVGAIGLAKLGLYLFLAVALFQLVTLPVEFDASRRALEFLRRMGFLSQQEMAPARQVLTWAALTYVAALASSLATLLYYASLLMGRREE from the coding sequence ATGGACGTGTTGGCGCTTTTGCTCATGGTGCTGGTCTTCGTGGCCAGCATGGTGATTCAAGGAGGGTTGCAGGCTACCTTTGCCCGCTTTAGCCGGGTGGCCAATAGCCGTGGCCTCACGGGGGCCCAGGTGGCCCGGTCCATTCTGGATGCCCATGGCCTCACCCACGTGCGGGTGGAGCCGGTGCCCGGGGCTCTCACCGACCACTACGACCCCCACGCCAAGGCGGTGCGGCTTTCCGAGCCCAACTACGCCTCGCCCAGCCTAGCCGCCCTGGCGGTGGCGGCCCACGAGGTGGGGCATGCGGTGCAGGATGCCCAGGGGTATGCTTGGCTGCGGGTAAGGGCCAGCCTGCTACCGGCCGCCAGCCTGGGTTCCAACCTGGGGCTTTGGTTGGTGATCCTGGGGCTTATGGTGGGGGCGATCGGTTTGGCCAAGCTGGGCCTCTACCTCTTCCTGGCGGTGGCCCTTTTCCAGCTGGTGACCCTGCCGGTGGAGTTTGACGCCTCGAGGCGGGCCTTGGAGTTCCTAAGGCGCATGGGCTTTCTTTCCCAGCAGGAGATGGCCCCCGCCCGCCAGGTGCTGACCTGGGCAGCCCTGACCTATGTGGCGGCCCTGGCCAGCTCCTTGGCTACCCTTCTTTACTACGCCAGCCTCCTCATGGGCCGCCGGGAGGAGTAG
- a CDS encoding zf-TFIIB domain-containing protein: MPLLLCPNCQVGMREVERRGVLLDVCPQCGGVWLDKGELEKLLAEAREVERSYEEEREAHHRKEGKPYRKKKGFLDIFDLFD, translated from the coding sequence ATGCCCCTTCTCCTTTGCCCCAACTGCCAGGTGGGCATGCGGGAGGTGGAAAGACGGGGGGTCCTCTTGGACGTATGCCCCCAGTGCGGGGGTGTGTGGCTGGATAAGGGGGAGCTGGAGAAACTCCTGGCCGAGGCCCGGGAGGTGGAGCGTTCCTACGAGGAGGAAAGGGAGGCCCACCACCGCAAGGAAGGGAAACCCTACAGGAAAAAGAAAGGGTTTCTGGACATCTTTGACCTCTTTGACTGA
- a CDS encoding peroxiredoxin, giving the protein MEETVTLPRLNEPAPDFVAKTTAGELRLSDLKGKWVVLFSHPADFTPVCSTEFLAFAKRQKEFEELGVQLVGLSIDSIYAHLAWLKDLEEMSRIPINFPVIADLDMKVSKLYGMIHPAASETAAVRAVFIIDPNGILRGMLYYPLTTGRNIDEILRFIRALQFTDRTGLNTPADWQPGEAAIVKPPATLDELKADEARKTEYAEYRRWYLRLKKAD; this is encoded by the coding sequence ATGGAAGAGACCGTTACCCTGCCCCGTCTAAACGAACCTGCGCCGGACTTCGTGGCCAAGACCACGGCCGGAGAGCTTCGGCTATCCGACCTCAAGGGCAAATGGGTGGTGCTCTTCAGCCACCCCGCCGACTTTACCCCGGTGTGCTCCACGGAGTTTCTGGCCTTCGCAAAGCGGCAAAAGGAGTTTGAGGAGCTGGGCGTTCAGCTGGTAGGCCTTTCCATCGACTCCATCTACGCCCACCTGGCCTGGCTAAAGGACCTCGAGGAGATGTCCAGGATCCCCATCAACTTCCCGGTGATCGCCGACCTAGACATGAAGGTGTCCAAGCTCTACGGCATGATCCACCCCGCCGCCAGCGAAACCGCTGCGGTGCGGGCGGTGTTCATCATCGACCCCAACGGTATCCTCCGGGGCATGCTGTATTACCCCCTCACCACGGGTCGCAATATCGACGAGATCCTACGCTTCATCCGAGCCCTGCAGTTCACCGACCGCACCGGCTTGAACACCCCCGCGGACTGGCAACCCGGGGAGGCCGCCATCGTCAAGCCTCCGGCCACCTTGGACGAGCTCAAGGCCGACGAAGCCAGAAAAACCGAGTACGCCGAGTATAGGCGCTGGTACCTCCGCCTCAAGAAGGCGGATTAG
- a CDS encoding nucleoside triphosphate pyrophosphohydrolase family protein, with protein MTLNEYQQEAKKTALYPEAYRILYPTLGLVGEAGELANKVKKVLRDHGGTLGPAAREDLLAELGDVLWYVAQLATDLGVSLEEVAQGNLAKLRSRLERGKIGGSGDNR; from the coding sequence ATGACCCTGAATGAGTACCAGCAGGAGGCCAAGAAGACCGCCCTTTACCCCGAGGCCTACCGGATCCTGTACCCCACCTTGGGCCTGGTGGGGGAAGCAGGGGAACTGGCCAACAAGGTAAAGAAGGTGCTTAGAGACCACGGGGGAACCCTCGGCCCTGCCGCTCGGGAGGATCTCTTGGCTGAGCTTGGGGACGTGCTTTGGTATGTGGCCCAGCTGGCCACCGACCTGGGGGTAAGCTTGGAGGAGGTGGCCCAAGGCAATCTAGCTAAGCTCCGCTCCCGCCTGGAACGGGGAAAGATCGGGGGCTCGGGGGACAACCGCTAA
- a CDS encoding AAA family ATPase, giving the protein MREREAWRIDRLVLQGFKSFAERTALDFPDPITGIIGPNGSGKSNLVEALRFVTGARAHELRGQELKAFLFHGSDGRPPQGMAEVRLELSRGRERLVVERRIEGERSVFRVNGRPVSAKALALHLAGTGLGRGGYAIVGQGEVALLLEAPEEVLLGHLEEASGLRPVAEAARTTEERLREAWDLLEKRRLGLKELQARAEGLRREAQAAQRARELDLQVLALKASLLEARIEEAQKERQRAQERLESLAQEEEALKEERARLEAHRQTLGRKEEALRQNLEAVRLRLKEREAWERELRELARLQKTLDRPPPPDPGPPVPPPPVPAEELRQRLKALRARENQLKEEKRRHEEALRRYLSERARYEERQKAYLEALAQRQRLEEELGRKQEALRVLEAQAAQRRELEARLAELKAQAQAAKREAERLRRLLQAGSDLQEGPRKVRQLPGVLGVVADLVRPEPGLELALEVALGPRLQWVLTQDEEAAKAAIALLKREGGRATFLPLTLLSPPPPPSAQPAPGLLGPAFRLARLRLRVPHEEAVLLTLFGDTLVFKDLDTALAYRKAGGRERLVTLEGEVLERLGALTGGRPRGGGETLLLRRRLEDLEAEEALLPQKVRALEEALAPLASYQHLEELRAQVATLKRSLASPLPPPPEPPLPPQDPWEETQLQALEEEKRRLEEALAQADAHERWRLLSQAQKAWEEAQREVRRLQVRMEELKAKLAASEPLLAEIQALESQLMALREEKRALQERETRALTRANALLAERENLSLLLARREALLEELLRERAALPPGERIPGTPKALQAKLAQLERERASLGPVNALAERELVQLEARLKAQEEEVQEALEALHRLEAETKAVEREYAERLRESFAVFQEAFRRNASALLGAQAEVRREGRGLKLMLVPAGKRTQDLRLLSLGEKTLGALAFLFSLGELQGGLPLAVLDEVDAALDDANLARFTRFLHSGQQFILITHQKRTMEACHALYGVTAQGGVSRVYSIRKEVAHDPE; this is encoded by the coding sequence ATGAGGGAAAGGGAAGCCTGGCGCATCGACCGCTTGGTCCTACAGGGGTTCAAGTCCTTTGCGGAGCGCACCGCTTTGGACTTTCCTGACCCCATCACCGGCATCATCGGGCCCAATGGCTCGGGCAAGAGCAACCTGGTGGAGGCCCTGCGCTTCGTGACCGGGGCCCGGGCCCACGAGCTAAGGGGACAGGAACTTAAGGCCTTCCTCTTTCACGGCAGCGATGGCCGCCCTCCCCAGGGTATGGCGGAGGTGCGCCTAGAACTTTCCCGGGGCCGGGAGCGCCTGGTGGTGGAAAGGCGGATAGAGGGGGAGCGCTCCGTGTTCCGGGTGAATGGCCGGCCCGTAAGCGCCAAGGCCTTGGCCCTGCACCTGGCCGGCACCGGCCTGGGCCGGGGGGGGTATGCCATCGTGGGCCAAGGGGAGGTGGCCCTCCTTCTGGAGGCCCCGGAAGAGGTGCTCCTTGGCCATCTGGAGGAGGCCTCGGGACTTAGGCCCGTGGCGGAGGCGGCCCGGACCACGGAGGAGCGCCTTCGGGAAGCCTGGGACCTCTTGGAGAAGCGAAGGCTTGGGCTTAAGGAACTCCAGGCCCGGGCGGAAGGGCTAAGAAGGGAAGCCCAGGCCGCGCAAAGGGCCCGGGAGCTGGACCTCCAGGTTCTGGCGCTGAAGGCGAGCCTCCTCGAGGCCCGGATAGAGGAAGCCCAGAAGGAGAGGCAAAGGGCCCAGGAAAGGCTTGAATCCCTAGCCCAGGAAGAGGAAGCCCTAAAGGAGGAACGGGCAAGGCTGGAGGCCCACCGCCAAACCCTAGGAAGGAAGGAGGAGGCCTTGCGTCAGAACCTGGAGGCGGTGCGCCTTCGCCTCAAGGAACGGGAGGCCTGGGAGCGCGAGCTAAGGGAGCTTGCCCGGCTGCAAAAGACCTTGGACCGCCCCCCGCCGCCTGACCCCGGTCCCCCCGTTCCCCCTCCCCCCGTACCGGCAGAGGAACTCCGCCAGCGCCTCAAGGCCCTGCGGGCCCGGGAAAACCAGCTAAAGGAAGAGAAACGCCGCCACGAAGAGGCCCTGCGCCGCTACTTGAGCGAACGGGCCCGCTATGAGGAGAGGCAAAAGGCCTATTTGGAGGCCCTCGCCCAGCGGCAACGCCTGGAGGAGGAACTTGGCCGAAAGCAGGAGGCCCTTAGGGTCCTCGAGGCCCAGGCGGCCCAAAGAAGGGAGCTGGAAGCAAGGCTGGCCGAGCTCAAGGCCCAAGCCCAGGCTGCAAAGCGGGAGGCCGAGCGCCTCAGGCGCCTTTTGCAGGCGGGAAGCGACCTGCAAGAGGGCCCCCGAAAGGTGCGCCAGCTTCCCGGGGTCCTGGGGGTGGTGGCCGACCTGGTGAGGCCCGAACCGGGGCTGGAGCTGGCCCTGGAGGTGGCCTTAGGCCCCCGGCTCCAATGGGTGCTCACCCAGGATGAGGAAGCCGCCAAAGCCGCCATCGCCCTCCTGAAGCGGGAAGGGGGCCGGGCCACCTTCTTACCCCTCACCCTTCTTTCCCCCCCACCTCCCCCTTCAGCCCAACCGGCCCCTGGCCTCCTGGGACCCGCTTTCCGGCTGGCCCGGCTGCGGCTTAGGGTACCCCACGAAGAGGCAGTCCTCCTCACCCTTTTCGGGGACACCTTGGTCTTCAAGGACCTGGATACCGCTCTCGCCTACCGTAAAGCAGGGGGAAGGGAACGGCTGGTCACCTTGGAAGGGGAGGTGCTGGAACGCCTGGGGGCCCTCACCGGGGGAAGGCCAAGGGGAGGAGGGGAGACCCTCCTCCTAAGGCGGCGCCTGGAGGACCTCGAGGCGGAAGAAGCGCTCCTCCCGCAAAAGGTCCGGGCCCTGGAGGAGGCCTTGGCCCCCTTGGCCTCCTACCAGCACCTGGAGGAACTCCGGGCCCAGGTGGCCACCCTCAAGCGCTCCCTCGCCTCCCCCCTACCCCCGCCCCCAGAGCCCCCCCTGCCTCCCCAAGACCCCTGGGAGGAAACCCAGCTTCAGGCCCTGGAGGAGGAGAAGAGAAGGCTGGAGGAAGCCCTAGCCCAGGCCGATGCCCACGAACGCTGGCGGCTTCTTTCCCAAGCCCAGAAAGCCTGGGAAGAGGCGCAACGGGAGGTGCGCCGCCTCCAGGTGCGAATGGAGGAGCTGAAGGCCAAGCTGGCCGCCAGCGAACCCCTCCTGGCCGAGATCCAAGCCCTGGAAAGCCAGCTGATGGCCCTACGGGAGGAAAAGCGAGCGCTCCAGGAAAGGGAAACCCGGGCCCTCACCCGGGCCAACGCCCTTTTGGCCGAGCGGGAAAACCTAAGCCTCCTCCTGGCCCGCCGGGAAGCCCTCCTGGAGGAGCTTTTGCGGGAGCGGGCCGCATTGCCTCCCGGGGAAAGGATCCCCGGTACCCCCAAGGCCCTACAGGCCAAGCTGGCCCAGCTAGAACGGGAGCGGGCCAGCTTAGGACCCGTGAACGCCCTGGCGGAAAGGGAGCTCGTCCAGCTGGAAGCCCGCCTTAAAGCCCAAGAGGAGGAGGTCCAAGAAGCCCTGGAAGCCCTGCATCGCCTCGAGGCGGAGACCAAGGCCGTGGAAAGGGAATACGCTGAGCGCTTGCGGGAAAGCTTCGCCGTGTTCCAGGAAGCTTTCCGGCGCAACGCTTCTGCCCTCCTGGGAGCCCAGGCCGAGGTGCGGCGGGAGGGCCGGGGCCTGAAGCTCATGCTGGTTCCCGCAGGCAAACGCACCCAGGACCTCCGCCTCCTTTCCCTGGGAGAAAAAACCCTGGGCGCCTTGGCCTTTCTGTTCTCCCTGGGGGAACTCCAAGGGGGTCTGCCCCTGGCGGTACTGGACGAAGTGGACGCCGCCTTGGATGACGCCAACCTGGCCCGCTTCACCCGGTTCTTGCACTCGGGGCAGCAGTTCATCCTCATCACCCATCAAAAGCGCACCATGGAGGCCTGCCACGCCCTCTACGGGGTCACCGCCCAAGGAGGCGTGAGCCGGGTCTACTCCATCCGCAAGGAGGTAGCCCATGACCCTGAATGA
- a CDS encoding GerMN domain-containing protein: MRRLLTFWNLLGLAVFALGTLVYWQSPGRQASTALPLPSEETLAARSLPTILYLPNPPQGLRKETRTLELAPGDTPENKVLAAWAEALGAPKPRALYRMAQVFVVDLPADFALGLDATQEALRLYSLAYTLLSTFPQAQEVRFLVEGEPKPGLAHLDLSQPYRLP; the protein is encoded by the coding sequence ATGCGCCGACTCTTGACCTTCTGGAACCTCCTTGGCCTTGCCGTCTTCGCCCTGGGGACCCTGGTTTACTGGCAAAGCCCGGGGCGCCAGGCTTCCACCGCCCTGCCCTTGCCCTCGGAGGAGACCCTGGCCGCACGCAGCCTGCCCACCATCCTTTACCTTCCCAACCCTCCTCAAGGCCTCCGGAAGGAAACCCGCACCCTGGAGCTGGCCCCAGGGGATACGCCGGAGAACAAAGTTCTGGCCGCCTGGGCCGAGGCCCTAGGGGCCCCTAAACCCCGGGCCCTGTACCGGATGGCCCAGGTTTTCGTAGTGGACCTTCCCGCCGATTTCGCCCTGGGTCTGGATGCCACCCAGGAAGCCCTACGCCTCTATAGCTTGGCCTACACCCTCCTTTCCACCTTTCCCCAGGCCCAGGAGGTGCGCTTCCTGGTGGAGGGGGAACCTAAGCCGGGGCTGGCCCATTTAGACCTAAGCCAACCTTATCGCCTGCCATGA
- a CDS encoding N-acetylmuramoyl-L-alanine amidase family protein: protein MRFLALALFLLLALAQAPRPLLAGGEVGQALYPGGRGVSYGEVDLLARGLGLAVWQGEGQVALGLGSRYKAFPLVANEAQAAARGAAWKRGQEVLVPLRPLSEALGLEYRAQEGILVRLPWARLLGMTHRPDRVVLRFSREVNALVEGNSVLFLLAQGEGAGLSQEEKGLRLALESPPARLYYPGGGQVVLEWGSLVRPRPSVLLDPGHGGQDPGISAGGFLEKDLTLDLAKRVASRLPGARLTRQTDRYVPLEARLAQAQTASVMVSLHVTQGGTVNLYLPKARTSPLAQNAEALLATAPAEQTALLKVYAGDPGRLAQALQKAFSALGIVLARAEGPYALTDIPGAGVLLEVGVERLKTPEARNQVAEAIAQAIRTYVE from the coding sequence ATGAGGTTCCTGGCGCTGGCCTTGTTCCTCCTTCTCGCCCTGGCCCAGGCTCCAAGGCCCCTCCTGGCGGGGGGAGAGGTGGGCCAAGCCCTGTACCCTGGGGGTCGGGGCGTATCTTATGGGGAAGTGGACCTCCTAGCCCGGGGCCTGGGGCTTGCCGTGTGGCAAGGGGAAGGCCAGGTAGCCCTGGGCCTGGGAAGCCGCTACAAGGCCTTCCCCCTGGTGGCCAACGAGGCCCAGGCGGCTGCCCGGGGGGCCGCCTGGAAACGAGGGCAAGAGGTCCTTGTCCCTTTACGGCCCCTAAGCGAGGCCTTGGGCCTGGAGTACCGGGCCCAGGAAGGCATCCTCGTTCGCCTTCCCTGGGCCCGCCTTCTCGGCATGACGCACCGACCCGACCGGGTGGTCCTGCGCTTCTCCCGGGAGGTGAACGCCCTGGTGGAGGGCAACAGCGTCCTCTTCCTCCTGGCCCAGGGAGAGGGGGCGGGCCTGAGCCAGGAGGAAAAGGGCCTGCGCCTGGCCCTGGAAAGCCCGCCCGCCCGGCTCTACTACCCCGGCGGGGGCCAGGTGGTCCTGGAGTGGGGTTCCCTGGTTAGACCTAGGCCCTCGGTGCTCCTGGACCCGGGACACGGGGGGCAGGACCCAGGGATCTCAGCAGGAGGCTTCTTGGAAAAAGACCTCACCCTGGATCTGGCCAAGAGGGTGGCCTCCCGCCTGCCTGGCGCCAGGCTCACCCGGCAAACCGACCGGTACGTGCCCCTCGAGGCCCGCCTGGCCCAGGCGCAAACCGCCTCGGTGATGGTCTCCCTGCACGTGACCCAGGGGGGTACCGTTAACCTCTACCTCCCCAAGGCCCGCACCTCTCCCCTTGCCCAAAACGCCGAGGCCCTCCTGGCCACAGCCCCGGCGGAGCAAACCGCCTTGCTCAAGGTCTACGCCGGCGACCCAGGGCGCCTGGCCCAGGCCTTGCAAAAGGCCTTTTCTGCCCTGGGCATCGTGCTGGCCCGGGCCGAGGGTCCCTACGCCCTCACGGATATCCCCGGGGCAGGGGTACTCCTGGAGGTGGGGGTGGAGCGGCTCAAGACCCCTGAGGCCCGCAACCAGGTGGCGGAGGCCATCGCCCAGGCCATCCGCACCTACGTGGAGTAG